The Budorcas taxicolor isolate Tak-1 chromosome 5, Takin1.1, whole genome shotgun sequence genome includes a window with the following:
- the LOC128048513 gene encoding olfactory receptor 9K2-like, whose product MGDKGGDNHSEVTDFILVGIRVRPEFHSLLFLLFLIVYWMVLLGNLSMIGIIVTDPRLNTPMYFFLGNLSIIDLSYSTVIVPKAMVNILSQKKTISFAGCVAQLFLYALFMVTEAFVLAAMAYDRFIAICNPLLYTVRMSRSLCIQLVAGSYLCGWVSSILQISVTFSMSFCASRVIDHFYCDSNPIEKISCSNVFMNKMVSLSLAILIILPTIVVIVVSYMYIASTVLKIRSSEGRKKAFSTCSSHLGVVSLLYGTVSFVYLTPPSNPELRKVASVCYILFTPMLNPLIYSLRNKDVKDAMRKVVWKKKVLL is encoded by the coding sequence ATGGGTGACAAGGGAGGAGACAACCATTCAGAAGTGACTGACTTCATTCTTGTAGGCATCAGGGTCCGTCCAGAGTTCCACAGTctccttttcctacttttccTGATTGTTTATTGGATGGTCCTTCTGGGGAACCTTAGCATGATTGGCATCATTGTGACTGATCCCCGGCTGAACACACCAATGTATTTCTTCCTAGGCAATCTCTCCATCATTGACCTCTCCTACTCCACTGTTATTGTACCCAAAGCCATGGTCAACATCCTGTCTCAGAAAAAGACCATATCCTTTGCAGGTTGTGTGGCTCAGCTGTTTCTTTATGCACTTTTCATGGTAACAGAGGCCTTTGTCTTAGCAGCCATGGCTTATGACCGCTTCATTGCTATCTGCAACCCACTTCTCTATACTGTCCGCATGTCAAGAAGTCTCTGTATCCAGCTGGTGGCTGGTTCTTATCTCTGTGGCTGGGTCAGTTCCATCCTTCAAATCAGTGTAACATTTTCAATGTCTTTCTGTGCCTCTCGAGTTATTGATCACTTCTACTGTGATTCAAACCCAATTGAGAAGATCTCCTGTTCCAATGTCTTTATGAATAAGATGGTGTCACTTAGTTTGGCTATTCTTATTATTTTGCCCACGATAGTTGTTATCGTAGTCTCTTACATGTATATTGCGTCCACAGTTTTAAAGATCCGCTccagtgaaggaaggaagaaagcctTCTCCACTTGCAGCTCTCACCTGGGGGTTGTAAGTTTGCTTTATGGGACTGTCTCCTTTGTGTATCTCACACCACCAAGTAACCCGGAACTTCGTAAAGTGGCTTCAGTATGTTACATTTTATTCACACCTATGCTGAACCCTTTAATCTACTCTCTAAGAAATAAGGATGTTAAAGATGCCATGAGAAAAGTTGTatggaagaaaaaagttttaCTCTAA